One segment of Herbaspirillum hiltneri N3 DNA contains the following:
- a CDS encoding DUF1488 family protein, with protein sequence MSQSVTEVKLTNAGVIFSVCVEFVNRECFISNEALIKLASQMFTAIGPMRTFRELEANITGVARRLVHAGVQGSPLQLTPNTFQ encoded by the coding sequence ATGTCGCAGTCTGTTACCGAAGTGAAATTGACCAACGCCGGCGTGATTTTTTCTGTATGCGTGGAGTTCGTCAACCGGGAGTGCTTCATCTCCAACGAAGCGCTGATCAAGCTGGCCTCGCAGATGTTTACGGCGATCGGGCCGATGCGCACTTTCCGCGAACTGGAAGCCAACATCACCGGCGTCGCGCGTCGCCTGGTGCACGCCGGAGTGCAAGGCTCGCCGCTGCAGCTGACACCGAACACTTTCCAGTAA
- the infA gene encoding translation initiation factor IF-1, with protein sequence MAKEELLEMNGLVEEVLPDSRFRVNLENGHRLIAYTSGKMRQNHIRILAGDKVTLELSPYDLSKGRITFRHLEKRGPVGGGQQRRRY encoded by the coding sequence ATGGCTAAAGAAGAATTACTTGAAATGAACGGCCTCGTCGAAGAAGTCCTGCCCGATTCGCGCTTCCGCGTGAACCTGGAAAACGGTCATCGACTGATCGCCTACACCTCCGGCAAGATGCGCCAGAACCATATCCGCATCCTGGCCGGCGACAAAGTCACACTCGAACTGTCTCCTTACGACCTGAGCAAGGGCCGCATCACTTTCCGTCATCTGGAAAAGCGCGGACCGGTCGGTGGCGGACAGCAACGCCGTCGCTACTGA
- a CDS encoding cold-shock protein yields MSTSQTGTVKWFNDAKGFGFITPDQGGDDLFAHFQDIQSNGFKSLAENQRVSFDRGTGPKGEKATNIKAI; encoded by the coding sequence ATGTCTACAAGTCAAACAGGTACGGTCAAGTGGTTCAACGATGCCAAGGGCTTCGGCTTCATCACCCCTGATCAAGGCGGCGATGATCTGTTCGCGCATTTCCAGGACATCCAATCGAACGGCTTCAAGAGCCTGGCCGAAAACCAGCGCGTCTCGTTCGATCGCGGCACTGGTCCCAAGGGCGAAAAAGCCACCAATATCAAAGCGATCTGA
- a CDS encoding HD domain-containing protein: protein MHLPQQDWSARLAVLAGATSDADSDGAHDINHLHRVWQSARILLDDYPDADALVVQAACYLHDLVNLPKNDPQRHLASRQAAQLARRHLQQLDFPSEKLDAVAHAIEAHSFSAGIVATTIEAQIVQDADRLDALGAVGLARMFYTAGRMGSQLAHAGDARAEHRALDDRRYALDHIACKLETLPATMQTGAGRRLAEQRMQWLRDFRSRFLSEWEGS from the coding sequence ATGCATCTTCCTCAGCAAGACTGGTCCGCGCGACTGGCGGTACTGGCCGGCGCGACCAGCGACGCCGACAGCGACGGCGCGCACGACATCAACCACCTGCATCGCGTCTGGCAGTCCGCCCGCATCCTGCTCGATGATTATCCCGACGCCGATGCGCTGGTGGTGCAGGCCGCCTGCTATCTGCACGACCTCGTTAACCTGCCCAAGAACGATCCGCAGCGTCATCTTGCCTCACGCCAAGCGGCGCAGCTTGCACGCCGGCATTTGCAGCAACTCGACTTCCCGTCGGAGAAACTCGATGCCGTCGCGCACGCCATCGAGGCGCACAGTTTTTCCGCCGGCATTGTAGCAACCACCATCGAAGCGCAGATCGTGCAGGATGCTGATCGTCTCGACGCGCTCGGCGCAGTCGGGCTGGCGCGCATGTTCTATACCGCCGGCCGCATGGGCAGCCAGCTGGCGCATGCCGGCGACGCGCGCGCAGAACATCGCGCACTGGATGACCGCCGCTACGCGCTCGACCATATCGCCTGCAAACTGGAAACCTTGCCTGCGACCATGCAGACCGGTGCCGGGCGCCGCCTCGCTGAACAGCGCATGCAATGGCTGCGCGACTTCCGCTCAAGATTTTTGTCGGAATGGGAAGGCAGCTGA
- the dapA gene encoding 4-hydroxy-tetrahydrodipicolinate synthase, which yields MRSFDGIWIPLVTPFHDGKIDFPALQALARSMFDAGVSGLVACGSTAEAAALDDGEQLAVLDAILDAVPGCPVAMGLAGNRQAAMLEKMQKIQQRPVAGLLIPAPYYIRPSQEGLRAFFLTMADAAEAPVIIYNIPYRSGINIDAATILALAGHERIVAVKDCGGNAAATMDLIAHGGLQIMAGEDEQIFTTLCLGGSGAITAAAHIRPDLFVRVAQLVRAQRLVEAREQFYDLLPLIRLLFAEPNPAVIKTALSMMGMLRDELRAPMQASSPALHERLRRELSRLGCL from the coding sequence ATGCGTTCTTTCGACGGTATCTGGATTCCCCTGGTCACGCCCTTCCACGACGGCAAGATCGATTTCCCCGCTTTGCAGGCGCTCGCGCGCAGCATGTTCGACGCCGGCGTGTCCGGCCTGGTCGCCTGCGGCTCGACTGCCGAAGCCGCCGCGCTCGACGACGGCGAACAGCTCGCGGTGCTTGACGCCATTCTCGACGCCGTTCCCGGCTGTCCGGTGGCGATGGGCCTGGCCGGCAATCGCCAGGCCGCGATGCTGGAAAAGATGCAGAAAATCCAGCAACGCCCGGTCGCCGGCCTGCTAATTCCAGCGCCGTATTACATCCGCCCTTCGCAGGAAGGCCTGCGCGCGTTCTTTCTGACCATGGCCGATGCCGCCGAGGCACCGGTGATCATCTACAACATCCCCTACCGCAGCGGCATCAACATCGATGCCGCCACCATCCTCGCGCTCGCCGGCCACGAACGCATCGTCGCCGTCAAGGACTGCGGCGGCAATGCGGCGGCCACCATGGACCTGATCGCGCATGGCGGCTTGCAAATTATGGCGGGAGAAGACGAACAGATTTTTACGACGCTGTGCCTCGGCGGCAGCGGTGCGATTACTGCGGCGGCGCACATCCGTCCCGACCTGTTCGTGCGCGTGGCGCAACTGGTGCGAGCGCAGCGTCTGGTCGAAGCACGCGAACAATTCTACGATTTGCTGCCGCTGATCCGCCTGCTGTTCGCCGAACCGAATCCGGCCGTGATCAAGACCGCGCTGTCGATGATGGGCATGCTGCGCGACGAGTTGCGCGCACCGATGCAAGCCAGCTCGCCGGCTTTGCACGAGCGCTTGCGCCGTGAGCTGTCGCGGCTCGGCTGCCTGTAA
- a CDS encoding LysR family transcriptional regulator produces MNTRDLQAYVAVIETGSIVAAAARLHLTQPGITRRVQSLESMLGVALLDRQSKPLKPTSAGRDIYDMGRRVLASVDDMMDRVSPQAGATGELRLGVPPFLSEAALTTPLDCLRTEFPKLSVRVTAAWSPGLMEMLEKNIIDAAAIIVPDGVSPPERFQVHKLGREPALVVAAKSLKLPRGEVALAELAQHSWVLNQDGCGLRSAIRLAVEARRQPFTVAVEAFGAELQLSLVARGVGIGITTPSALKRSAFRKQIRVLTVPEFDNGMGVWLVHAPGLASGRLAAPLLRFRRSLADILREQGIASGAAVTGLP; encoded by the coding sequence TTGAACACGCGAGACCTGCAAGCCTACGTCGCCGTCATTGAAACCGGCTCCATCGTCGCGGCCGCCGCGCGATTGCATCTGACCCAGCCGGGCATCACGCGGCGCGTGCAAAGCCTGGAAAGCATGCTCGGGGTCGCGCTGCTGGATCGCCAGTCCAAGCCGCTCAAGCCGACTTCGGCCGGGCGCGACATCTACGATATGGGGCGCCGCGTGCTGGCTTCGGTCGACGACATGATGGATCGCGTGTCGCCGCAAGCCGGCGCGACCGGTGAACTTCGCCTGGGCGTGCCGCCGTTTTTGTCGGAAGCGGCCTTGACGACGCCACTCGATTGCCTGCGCACCGAATTCCCGAAACTGAGCGTGCGCGTGACCGCCGCCTGGTCGCCCGGATTGATGGAGATGCTGGAGAAAAACATCATCGACGCCGCCGCCATCATCGTGCCCGATGGGGTATCGCCGCCGGAGCGGTTCCAGGTCCACAAGCTGGGCCGCGAGCCTGCCCTGGTGGTGGCGGCGAAGTCGCTCAAGCTGCCGCGCGGCGAAGTTGCGCTGGCCGAATTGGCGCAGCATTCATGGGTGCTCAATCAGGATGGTTGCGGTTTGCGCAGCGCGATCCGGCTGGCCGTGGAAGCGCGGCGCCAGCCGTTTACGGTGGCCGTGGAAGCCTTCGGCGCCGAGTTGCAGTTGTCACTGGTGGCGCGCGGCGTGGGCATCGGCATCACCACGCCGAGCGCGCTCAAACGCAGCGCCTTCCGCAAACAGATACGCGTGCTGACGGTGCCGGAATTCGACAACGGCATGGGCGTCTGGCTGGTGCATGCACCGGGTTTGGCCAGCGGCAGGCTGGCCGCGCCGTTGCTGCGCTTTCGCCGCAGCCTGGCAGACATCCTGCGCGAGCAGGGCATCGCCAGCGGCGCTGCCGTTACCGGCTTGCCTTAA
- a CDS encoding MFS transporter, with protein MTLLFAAAVGVIVTNLYAVQPMLAAIGAAMQIPGGAIGLIAMLPLLGYTCGQFLIVPLSDLHENRRLIVRLLAGCAACLGVAMFSTHTWLFLTAIFLAGVLSSAIQMLVPMAAFMSEETHRGRVIGNVMSGLMLGIMLSRPMAGWLASVAGWRAVYGLLALIVAMLALVLGRVLPERHPQQTPRYRDILASLWQLLRSEPVLQYGALTGALGMAAYMSYWTTIALLLVQEPFSLGAGGIAVFALVGASAVCATPFAGRAGDRGRGRLASHLSHLGMLAAGLIAGVAGSGWGGFDVHAHAGMALVFLGVAAILLDGGVAADQTLERRKINLLPPQLRGRLNGLFVGLLFIGGAIGAALSGFAWKLGGWTAVCLLQLLFSATIACLAYGQHRR; from the coding sequence ATGACGCTCCTGTTCGCTGCAGCGGTCGGCGTCATCGTCACCAATCTCTACGCCGTGCAGCCGATGCTGGCGGCGATCGGCGCGGCGATGCAGATTCCCGGCGGCGCCATCGGCCTGATTGCGATGCTGCCGCTGCTGGGTTACACCTGCGGCCAGTTCCTGATCGTGCCGCTCAGCGACTTGCATGAGAATCGCCGCCTGATCGTGCGGCTGCTGGCGGGTTGCGCCGCCTGTCTCGGCGTGGCGATGTTCAGCACGCACACCTGGCTGTTCCTGACGGCGATTTTCCTGGCCGGCGTCTTGTCGAGTGCGATCCAGATGCTGGTGCCGATGGCCGCCTTCATGAGCGAAGAAACGCATCGCGGCCGTGTCATCGGCAATGTGATGAGCGGCCTGATGCTGGGCATCATGCTGTCGCGTCCGATGGCCGGATGGCTGGCGAGCGTGGCGGGGTGGCGTGCGGTGTACGGCTTGCTGGCGCTGATCGTGGCGATGCTGGCGCTGGTGCTGGGCCGCGTATTGCCGGAGCGTCATCCGCAACAAACCCCGCGTTACCGGGACATCCTGGCCTCGCTGTGGCAATTGCTGCGCAGCGAGCCTGTCCTGCAATACGGCGCGCTGACCGGAGCGCTCGGCATGGCGGCGTATATGTCGTACTGGACCACGATTGCCTTGCTGCTGGTGCAGGAACCCTTTTCGCTCGGCGCAGGCGGCATCGCCGTGTTCGCGCTGGTCGGCGCCAGCGCAGTGTGCGCGACGCCCTTCGCGGGCCGCGCCGGCGATCGCGGACGGGGGCGCCTGGCCTCCCATCTGAGCCATCTTGGGATGCTCGCAGCGGGCTTGATCGCGGGCGTCGCCGGCAGCGGCTGGGGCGGCTTTGATGTCCATGCGCACGCCGGCATGGCGCTGGTGTTTCTGGGGGTTGCCGCCATCCTGCTCGACGGCGGTGTGGCCGCCGACCAGACGCTGGAACGCCGCAAGATCAACCTGCTGCCGCCGCAATTGCGCGGTCGTCTCAACGGCCTGTTCGTCGGCCTCCTGTTCATCGGCGGCGCGATCGGTGCGGCGCTGTCGGGATTTGCGTGGAAGCTGGGCGGCTGGACGGCGGTGTGCCTGTTGCAATTGCTGTTCTCCGCCACGATCGCCTGCTTGGCATACGGACAACATCGCCGCTGA
- a CDS encoding ferritin-like domain-containing protein produces MASQETQQQYQPRWRIADLDFSRIDLQRVRDDENTFYLVTCASFVESGSDLYTHNLVDFFRDNAEVAAWLREQWEVEELQHGAALRAYVEHVWPEFDWQQAYDGFLAEYAGYCKVELLEPTKALEMAARCVVETGTATYYRALSRSVQEPVLQELAARISHDEVNHYKHFYKYFRQYSRSEGISRSRVLGTLGRRTLEMRNEDADCAIRHALKFREPLRAGDPAYLRQLSARMNAIVRTNLTPDMTLKMIMRPLELPPKVQSWVQYPIRQLMQYVFLR; encoded by the coding sequence GTGGCAAGCCAGGAAACGCAGCAACAATACCAACCACGCTGGCGCATCGCCGATCTGGATTTCTCGCGCATCGATCTGCAACGCGTACGCGACGATGAAAACACTTTCTACCTGGTGACCTGCGCCTCGTTCGTCGAAAGCGGCTCCGATCTGTATACCCACAACCTGGTCGACTTCTTCCGCGACAATGCAGAAGTGGCCGCGTGGCTGCGCGAACAATGGGAAGTGGAGGAGTTGCAGCACGGCGCGGCATTGCGTGCCTACGTCGAGCATGTCTGGCCCGAATTCGACTGGCAACAGGCCTACGACGGCTTCCTCGCCGAATATGCCGGCTACTGCAAGGTCGAACTGCTGGAACCGACCAAGGCGCTGGAGATGGCGGCGCGCTGCGTGGTCGAAACCGGCACCGCGACCTACTACCGCGCGCTGTCGCGCAGCGTGCAGGAACCGGTGTTGCAGGAACTGGCGGCGCGCATCTCGCACGACGAGGTCAACCACTACAAGCATTTCTACAAATACTTCCGCCAATATAGCCGGAGCGAAGGCATCAGCCGCTCGCGCGTACTCGGCACCTTGGGTCGCCGGACACTGGAAATGCGCAACGAAGACGCCGATTGCGCCATCCGTCATGCGCTGAAATTCCGCGAGCCGTTGCGCGCCGGTGATCCCGCTTACTTAAGACAGCTGAGCGCACGCATGAACGCCATCGTGCGCACCAATTTGACGCCGGACATGACCTTGAAGATGATCATGCGCCCGCTGGAGCTGCCGCCCAAGGTGCAAAGCTGGGTGCAATATCCTATCCGCCAACTGATGCAATACGTGTTT